The genomic DNA ACCAAAAAGTTTAGGAGGCGCTTATTATGGATAAAAAAGATGTTATGAAAAAATTAGGAAAATTTCTTGCTGAAACAAAAACCGGTGTTTTAGGATGGATTAATAAAGACGGTTATCCAGAATTGAGATGGATGTCACCATGCTTGATGCCTTATAACACAGACTGTACCTACGCAATCACATTAGAAGATTTTCCAAAAGTAAATGATCTAAAAAATAATGGTAAAGTTCAATGGCTAATTCAAAACAAAAGTCTAACAGAGGTTATAAACATTTATGGAAAAATAAACATCATTGAAGATGCTTTGTTTAAATCAGAAGTTTTAGAAAATTTATCCTCAAATTTAGTAGCTATATGGAAATTAGAAGATGATGCGGAATTTGTTGTATTAGAAACAATAATAGAAGAAATCGTATATTACGACACAATGAAAGGAATAAAGGAAAGAATTAATTTTAGGGAGGAATAATTATGAAAGATTTAAAAAATTACGATACCAATTTACTTAAAGATTTATTATTTAAAATGCTTTTAATAAGAAGATTTGAAGAAAAAGCTGCTCAGGCATATGGATTAAAAAAAATAGGTGGATTTTTACACCTATATATAGGTGAAGAAGCTGTAGCAGTTGGTTCAATTTCAAATTTAGATATGACAAAAGACTATGTTGCCGCAGCATATAGAGATCATGGACATGCATTGGCAACAGATTTAGATCCAAATTCTTTAATGGCAGAACTATATGGAAAAATAACGGGTTGCTCAAAAGGGAAAGGTGGATCGATGCATTTTTTTGATTACGAAAAACATTTCTTTGGTGGAAATGGAATCGTAGGTGCTCAAATACCTGTAGCTACAGGTATTGGTTTAAAAATAAAATACAATAAGGAAGATGGTGTTGTATTGTGTTACTTTGGTGATGGTGCAATTCACCAGGGAGCTTTCCACGAAAGTTTGAATTTAGCAAAAATATGGAATTTACCCGTTGTATATATCTGTGAAAATAACCATTATGGCATGGGAACTGATTATAGGAGAGTTTCAGCAATAGATGATTTTTCAATAATGGCCAATTCATATGCAATGGATGGAAAACAAGTGAATGGAATGGATGTTTTAGAGGTTTACGAAGCAACTAAAGAAGCTATTGAAATAGCAAAAAATGGAACTCCAGTTTTACTTGAAGCCAAAACATACAGGTTTAAAGGTCATTCAATGAGTGATCCTGCAAAATATAGAACAAAAGAAGAACTTGAAAAATATAAGCAA from Marinitoga hydrogenitolerans DSM 16785 includes the following:
- a CDS encoding pyridoxamine 5'-phosphate oxidase family protein; translation: MDKKDVMKKLGKFLAETKTGVLGWINKDGYPELRWMSPCLMPYNTDCTYAITLEDFPKVNDLKNNGKVQWLIQNKSLTEVINIYGKINIIEDALFKSEVLENLSSNLVAIWKLEDDAEFVVLETIIEEIVYYDTMKGIKERINFREE
- the pdhA gene encoding pyruvate dehydrogenase (acetyl-transferring) E1 component subunit alpha, with the protein product MKDLKNYDTNLLKDLLFKMLLIRRFEEKAAQAYGLKKIGGFLHLYIGEEAVAVGSISNLDMTKDYVAAAYRDHGHALATDLDPNSLMAELYGKITGCSKGKGGSMHFFDYEKHFFGGNGIVGAQIPVATGIGLKIKYNKEDGVVLCYFGDGAIHQGAFHESLNLAKIWNLPVVYICENNHYGMGTDYRRVSAIDDFSIMANSYAMDGKQVNGMDVLEVYEATKEAIEIAKNGTPVLLEAKTYRFKGHSMSDPAKYRTKEELEKYKQKDPIVSFKELLKENNIISEEDFLEIDKQCKKIAKDAAKFAEESPEPDLDELYTDIYA